In a single window of the Thermus amyloliquefaciens genome:
- a CDS encoding DUF3248 domain-containing protein, with translation MEKELLEALGQHLVWRIGRAEEEEVLVVRVGLASATPRFRELPRLVNIPDAEVARLAKEGRVRVEWVEG, from the coding sequence GTGGAGAAGGAGCTACTGGAAGCCCTGGGCCAGCACCTGGTCTGGCGCATCGGCCGGGCCGAGGAGGAGGAGGTCCTGGTGGTGCGGGTGGGCCTGGCCTCGGCCACACCCCGCTTCCGGGAACTGCCCAGGCTCGTGAACATCCCGGACGCCGAGGTGGCCCGCCTGGCCAAGGAGGGCCGGGTGCGGGTGGAGTGGGTGGAAGGATGA
- a CDS encoding V-type ATP synthase subunit E, with the protein MSKLEAILSQEVEAEIQALLAEAKAQAERLAAEARAKAEGLRSAKKRALEASLQAALRRAESAGELLLATARTEAKGEVLARVRERVQEALGALPGSPDWPGVLRKLAEEALGALGEPEALASHPENLPHLEGLARERGLELRPDPALRLGVRAIGKGGRTQVENALLSRLERAWDALSSKVAQVLWG; encoded by the coding sequence ATGTCCAAACTGGAAGCCATTTTGAGCCAGGAGGTGGAGGCGGAGATCCAGGCCCTTCTTGCGGAGGCCAAGGCCCAGGCGGAGCGCCTGGCGGCCGAGGCCAGGGCCAAGGCCGAAGGGTTGCGTTCCGCTAAGAAGCGGGCCCTCGAGGCCAGCCTGCAGGCCGCCCTTCGCCGGGCGGAAAGCGCCGGGGAGCTCCTCCTGGCCACAGCCCGTACCGAGGCCAAGGGAGAGGTGTTGGCCCGGGTGAGGGAAAGGGTGCAGGAGGCCCTTGGCGCCCTACCGGGTAGCCCCGATTGGCCAGGGGTTTTGCGGAAGCTGGCGGAGGAGGCCCTTGGGGCCTTGGGCGAGCCCGAGGCCCTGGCCTCCCATCCCGAGAACCTTCCCCACCTCGAGGGTCTGGCGCGGGAGCGGGGGCTGGAGCTTCGCCCGGATCCCGCCTTGCGCCTTGGGGTGAGGGCCATCGGCAAGGGGGGCAGGACCCAGGTGGAGAACGCCCTGCTAAGCCGTTTGGAACGGGCCTGGGATGCCCTCTCCTCCAAGGTGGCCCAGGTGCTGTGGGGCTAG
- a CDS encoding V-type ATP synthase subunit A yields MIQGVIQKIAGPAVIAKGMTGARMYDICKVGHEGLVGEIIRLDGDTAFVQVYEDTSGLKVGEPVVSTGLPLAVELGPGMLNGIYDGIQRPLERIQERTGIYITRGVVVHALDREKKWAWTPRVKPGDEVKGGMVLGTVPEFNFTHKILVPPDVKGRVKEVKPAGEYTVEEPVVILEDGTELKMYHTWPVRRARPVQRKLDPNTPFLTGMRILDVLFPVAMGGTAAIPGPFGSGKTVTQQSLAKWSNADVVVYVGCGERGNEMTDVLVEFPELTDPKTGGPLMHRTVLIANTSNMPVAAREASIYVGVTIAEYFRDQGFAVALMADSTSRWAEALREISSRLEEMPAEEGYPPYLAARLAAFYERSGKVITLNGEEGAVTIVGAVSPPGGDMSEPVTQSTLRIVGAFWRLDASLAFRRHFPAINWNGSYSLFTPALDPWYRENVAPDYPELRDAISELLQREAGLQEIVQLVGPDALQDAERLVIEVGRIIREDFLQQNAYHEIDAYCSMGKAYGIMKMILSLYKEAEAAIRRGVTVDEILQLPVMERIGRARYVSEQDFPGYFEETMKEIEGAFKALA; encoded by the coding sequence ATGATCCAGGGCGTGATCCAGAAGATTGCGGGCCCGGCGGTGATCGCCAAGGGCATGACCGGGGCCCGTATGTACGACATCTGCAAGGTGGGCCACGAGGGCCTGGTGGGGGAGATCATCCGCCTGGATGGGGACACCGCCTTCGTCCAGGTTTACGAGGATACCTCGGGGCTGAAGGTGGGGGAGCCGGTGGTGTCCACGGGGCTTCCCCTGGCGGTGGAGCTGGGCCCAGGGATGCTGAACGGGATCTACGACGGCATCCAGCGCCCCCTGGAGCGCATCCAGGAGAGGACCGGCATCTACATCACCCGGGGCGTGGTGGTCCACGCCCTGGACCGGGAGAAAAAGTGGGCCTGGACCCCCAGGGTGAAGCCGGGGGATGAGGTGAAGGGGGGCATGGTCCTGGGCACGGTCCCGGAGTTCAACTTCACCCACAAGATCCTGGTGCCCCCGGACGTGAAGGGCCGGGTCAAGGAGGTGAAGCCCGCCGGGGAGTACACGGTGGAGGAGCCGGTGGTGATCCTGGAGGACGGCACCGAGCTCAAGATGTACCACACCTGGCCCGTGCGCCGTGCCCGGCCGGTGCAAAGGAAGCTGGACCCCAACACCCCCTTCCTCACGGGGATGCGCATCCTGGACGTCCTCTTCCCCGTGGCCATGGGGGGTACGGCGGCCATCCCTGGGCCCTTTGGCAGCGGGAAGACCGTGACCCAGCAGTCCCTGGCCAAGTGGTCCAACGCCGACGTGGTGGTCTACGTGGGCTGTGGGGAGCGGGGCAACGAGATGACGGACGTGCTGGTGGAGTTCCCCGAGCTCACCGACCCCAAGACGGGTGGGCCCCTCATGCACCGCACGGTGCTCATCGCCAACACCTCCAACATGCCCGTGGCCGCCCGTGAGGCCAGCATCTACGTGGGGGTGACCATCGCCGAGTACTTCCGCGACCAGGGCTTTGCCGTGGCCCTCATGGCCGACTCCACCAGCCGCTGGGCCGAGGCCTTGCGCGAGATCTCTAGCCGCCTCGAGGAGATGCCCGCGGAGGAGGGCTACCCCCCCTACCTGGCCGCCCGTCTGGCCGCCTTCTACGAGCGCTCGGGCAAGGTGATCACCCTAAACGGGGAGGAGGGGGCGGTGACCATCGTGGGGGCGGTCTCCCCGCCGGGCGGGGACATGTCCGAGCCCGTGACCCAGTCCACCCTGCGCATCGTGGGGGCTTTTTGGCGGCTGGACGCCTCCTTGGCCTTCCGCCGCCACTTCCCGGCGATTAACTGGAACGGCTCCTACTCCCTCTTCACCCCCGCCTTGGATCCCTGGTACCGCGAGAACGTGGCCCCTGACTACCCGGAGCTTCGCGACGCCATCTCCGAGCTCTTGCAACGGGAAGCGGGCCTGCAGGAGATCGTCCAGCTGGTGGGTCCCGATGCCCTCCAGGATGCCGAGCGCCTGGTCATCGAGGTGGGGCGGATCATCCGCGAGGACTTCCTGCAGCAAAACGCCTACCACGAGATCGACGCCTACTGCTCCATGGGGAAGGCCTACGGCATCATGAAGATGATCCTGAGCCTTTACAAGGAGGCGGAGGCGGCCATCCGGCGAGGGGTTACCGTGGACGAGATCCTGCAGCTCCCGGTGATGGAGCGCATCGGCCGGGCCCGCTACGTGAGCGAGCAGGACTTCCCCGGTTACTTTGAGGAGACCATGAAGGAGATCGAGGGGGCCTTCAAGGCCTTGGCCTAG
- a CDS encoding DUF3809 family protein: MKARLHLHLNGRPTPNLPLELRLEGEEVRGVFRQENPVLGEVALPFASRLEGEHLKALPLPPPSLRIEGRMRTQASGVELELELELVLPEGQSWGERAFARILELLFFKGLERSLPQATLPPV, translated from the coding sequence ATGAAGGCCAGGCTGCACCTCCACCTCAACGGCCGCCCTACCCCGAACCTACCCCTGGAACTCCGCCTGGAGGGGGAGGAGGTGCGGGGGGTTTTCCGGCAGGAAAACCCCGTGCTCGGGGAGGTGGCCCTTCCCTTCGCCTCGAGGCTCGAGGGGGAGCACCTCAAGGCCCTGCCCCTCCCGCCCCCCTCCCTTAGGATCGAGGGCCGGATGCGCACCCAGGCCTCGGGGGTAGAGCTGGAACTGGAGCTGGAACTCGTCCTACCTGAAGGCCAAAGCTGGGGCGAACGGGCCTTTGCAAGGATCCTGGAGCTTCTCTTCTTTAAAGGCCTGGAGCGCTCCCTTCCCCAGGCGACCCTTCCTCCGGTATAG
- the atpD gene encoding V-type ATP synthase subunit D translates to MSQVSPTRMNLLQRRSQMRLAQKGVDLLKKKRDALVAEFFGLVREALEARKALNQAAQEAYGALLLAQAFDGPEVVSGAALGIRPLEGVEAEVENVWGSKVPRLRATFPDGAFLSPVGTPAYTLEAARAFRRYAEALIQVANTETRLKKIGEEIKKTTRRVNALEQVVIPGIRSQIRFIQQVLEQREREDTFRLKRIKGKIEAREAEAEGGRPNPHLEIGAGL, encoded by the coding sequence TTGAGCCAAGTGAGCCCCACCCGCATGAACCTTCTGCAGCGGCGCAGCCAGATGCGCCTGGCGCAGAAGGGGGTGGACCTCCTCAAGAAGAAGCGGGACGCCTTGGTGGCGGAGTTCTTCGGGCTGGTGCGGGAGGCCCTCGAGGCCCGCAAGGCCCTGAACCAGGCCGCCCAGGAGGCCTATGGGGCCCTGCTCCTTGCCCAGGCCTTTGACGGGCCCGAGGTGGTTTCCGGGGCGGCTTTGGGGATAAGGCCCCTCGAGGGGGTGGAGGCCGAGGTGGAAAACGTCTGGGGGAGCAAGGTGCCCAGGCTTAGGGCCACCTTTCCCGATGGGGCCTTCCTTTCCCCGGTGGGCACCCCCGCCTACACCCTGGAGGCCGCCCGTGCTTTCCGCCGTTACGCCGAGGCCCTGATCCAGGTGGCCAACACGGAAACCCGCCTCAAGAAAATCGGCGAGGAGATCAAGAAGACCACCCGCCGGGTGAACGCCCTGGAGCAGGTGGTGATCCCCGGCATCCGCTCCCAGATCCGCTTCATCCAGCAGGTCCTGGAGCAACGGGAGCGGGAGGACACCTTCCGCCTAAAACGCATCAAGGGCAAGATCGAGGCCCGGGAGGCGGAGGCCGAGGGCGGGCGCCCCAACCCGCACCTGGAAATCGGGGCGGGCCTCTAA
- a CDS encoding class I SAM-dependent rRNA methyltransferase, whose translation MRILVNEHGAQRLLARHLWVFRRDVLSGPEEPGLYPVHWGKRFLALALFNPQSDLSVRAYRFRPATDPAKALLEGLDKALARRLPALEREPEGGFRLVHAEGDFLPGLVVDHYAGHLVLQATAYAWEALLPLVAEKLKPLGKSLLAKNDARARQLEGLPLYVRPLFGQVPQEATVKEGQIRYRVDLAGGQKTGAYLDQRDNRILMERFRGERALDVFSYAGSFGLHLALGFKEVISVDSSPEALRQAEANARLNGLSLKTVEANAFDHLRALEKAGERFDLIVLDPPAFAKGKKDLERAYRAYKEVNLRAIKLLKEGGLLASSSCSHHLTEPLFYQMLTEAAQDAHRSLRVVEKRGQGWDHPVLLNHPETHYLKFALVEVL comes from the coding sequence GTGCGGATTCTCGTCAACGAACACGGAGCCCAGCGCCTTCTGGCCCGGCACCTTTGGGTCTTTCGCCGCGATGTCCTCTCGGGCCCCGAGGAGCCCGGGCTTTACCCCGTTCACTGGGGCAAGCGCTTTCTCGCCCTGGCCCTTTTCAATCCCCAAAGCGACCTGAGCGTCCGGGCCTACCGCTTCCGCCCGGCCACGGACCCGGCAAAGGCGCTCCTGGAAGGCCTGGACAAGGCCCTGGCCCGGCGTCTTCCCGCGCTGGAAAGGGAGCCCGAGGGGGGCTTCCGCCTGGTCCATGCGGAAGGGGACTTCCTGCCGGGGCTGGTGGTGGACCACTACGCGGGCCACCTGGTCTTGCAGGCCACCGCCTACGCCTGGGAAGCCCTCCTGCCCCTGGTGGCCGAGAAGCTCAAGCCCCTGGGCAAAAGCCTCCTGGCCAAGAACGACGCCCGGGCCCGGCAGCTCGAGGGCCTCCCCCTGTACGTCCGGCCCCTCTTCGGCCAGGTGCCCCAGGAAGCCACGGTGAAGGAGGGCCAGATCCGCTACCGGGTGGACCTCGCCGGGGGCCAGAAGACCGGGGCCTACCTGGACCAGCGGGACAACCGGATCCTCATGGAAAGGTTCCGCGGGGAAAGGGCCCTGGACGTGTTCAGCTACGCGGGAAGTTTTGGCCTCCACCTGGCCTTGGGCTTCAAGGAGGTGATCAGCGTGGACAGCTCCCCTGAGGCCCTAAGGCAAGCGGAGGCGAACGCCAGGCTGAACGGGCTTTCCCTCAAGACGGTGGAGGCCAACGCCTTTGACCACCTGAGGGCCCTGGAAAAGGCGGGGGAGCGGTTTGACCTGATCGTGCTGGACCCGCCCGCCTTCGCCAAGGGGAAAAAGGACCTGGAAAGGGCCTACCGGGCCTACAAGGAGGTGAACCTCCGGGCCATCAAGCTCCTTAAGGAAGGGGGGCTCCTGGCCAGCAGCAGCTGCAGCCACCACCTAACCGAGCCCCTCTTCTACCAGATGCTCACCGAGGCGGCCCAGGACGCCCACCGCAGCCTAAGGGTCGTGGAGAAACGCGGGCAGGGATGGGACCACCCCGTCCTCCTCAACCACCCCGAAACCCACTACCTGAAGTTCGCCCTGGTGGAAGTGCTCTGA
- a CDS encoding V-type ATP synthase subunit B, translating into MDLLKKEYTGITYISGPLLFVENAKDLAYGAIVDIKDGTGRVRGGQVIEVSEEYAVIQVFEETTGLDLATTSVSLVEDVARLGVSKEMLGRRFNGIGKPIDGLPPITPEKRLPIVGLPLNPVARRKPEEFIQTGISTIDVMNTLVRGQKLPIFSGSGLPANEIAAQIARQATVRPDLSGEGEKEEPFAVVFAAMGITQRELSYFIQEFERTGALSRSVLFLNKADDPTIERILTPRMALTVAEYLAFEHDYHVLVILTDMTNYCEALREIGASREEIPGRRGYPGYMYTDLATIYERAGVVVGKKGSVTQIPILSMPDDDRTHPIPDLTGYITEGQIQLSRELHRKGIYPPIDPLPSLSRLMNNGVGKGKTREDHKQVSDQLYSAYANGVDIRKLVAIIGEDALTENDRRYLQFADAFERHFINQGQQNRSIEESLQIAWALLSMLPQGELKRISKDHIGKYYGQKLEEIWGAPQAL; encoded by the coding sequence ATGGATCTTCTCAAGAAGGAATACACGGGCATCACCTACATCTCGGGGCCTCTCCTCTTCGTGGAGAACGCCAAGGACCTGGCCTACGGGGCCATCGTGGACATCAAGGACGGCACGGGCCGGGTGCGCGGCGGCCAGGTGATCGAGGTCTCCGAGGAGTATGCGGTCATCCAGGTGTTTGAGGAGACCACGGGGCTGGACCTGGCCACCACCAGCGTGAGCCTGGTGGAGGACGTGGCCCGGCTTGGGGTTTCCAAGGAGATGCTGGGCCGGCGCTTCAACGGGATCGGCAAGCCCATCGACGGCCTGCCCCCCATCACCCCGGAGAAGCGCCTGCCCATCGTGGGCCTGCCCCTGAACCCCGTGGCCCGCAGGAAGCCGGAGGAGTTCATCCAGACGGGCATCTCCACCATTGACGTGATGAACACCCTGGTGCGGGGGCAGAAGCTCCCCATCTTCTCCGGCTCGGGCCTTCCCGCCAACGAGATCGCCGCCCAGATCGCCCGCCAGGCCACGGTGCGCCCGGACCTCTCCGGGGAGGGGGAGAAGGAGGAACCCTTCGCCGTGGTCTTCGCCGCCATGGGGATCACCCAGCGGGAGCTCTCCTACTTCATCCAGGAGTTTGAGCGCACGGGGGCCCTTAGCCGTTCCGTCCTCTTCCTGAACAAGGCGGACGACCCCACCATCGAGCGCATCCTCACCCCCCGCATGGCCCTCACCGTGGCGGAGTACTTGGCCTTTGAGCACGACTACCACGTGCTGGTCATCCTCACGGACATGACCAACTACTGCGAGGCCCTGCGGGAGATCGGGGCGAGCCGCGAGGAGATCCCCGGGCGGCGGGGCTACCCCGGTTACATGTACACCGACCTGGCCACCATCTACGAGCGGGCCGGGGTGGTGGTGGGCAAGAAGGGGTCCGTGACCCAGATCCCCATCCTCTCCATGCCCGACGACGACCGCACCCACCCCATCCCCGACCTCACCGGCTACATCACCGAGGGCCAGATCCAGCTCTCCCGCGAGCTCCACCGCAAGGGCATCTACCCGCCCATTGACCCCTTGCCCTCCCTTTCCCGGCTCATGAACAACGGCGTGGGCAAGGGCAAGACCCGGGAGGACCACAAGCAGGTGTCCGACCAGCTCTACTCCGCCTACGCCAACGGGGTGGACATCCGCAAGCTGGTGGCCATCATCGGCGAGGACGCCCTCACGGAAAACGACCGCCGCTACCTGCAGTTCGCCGACGCCTTTGAGCGGCACTTCATCAACCAGGGCCAGCAGAACCGCTCCATTGAGGAGAGCCTGCAGATCGCCTGGGCCCTGCTTTCCATGCTACCCCAAGGGGAGCTTAAGCGGATCTCCAAGGACCACATCGGCAAGTACTACGGCCAGAAGCTGGAGGAGATCTGGGGTGCTCCGCAGGCCCTATAG
- a CDS encoding ATP synthase subunit K: MKKLLVTVLVAVFGALALAAEEAAASGGLDRGLIAVGMGLAVGLAALGTGVAQARIGAAGVGAIAEDRSNFGTALIFLLLPETLVIFGLLIAFILNGKL; the protein is encoded by the coding sequence ATGAAGAAGCTTCTGGTTACGGTTCTGGTGGCGGTTTTCGGCGCGCTGGCTTTGGCGGCGGAGGAGGCGGCGGCTTCCGGCGGTCTGGACCGAGGCCTGATCGCCGTGGGCATGGGCCTGGCGGTGGGCTTGGCGGCTTTGGGTACCGGCGTGGCCCAGGCCCGCATCGGTGCGGCGGGCGTGGGGGCCATCGCCGAGGACCGGAGCAACTTCGGTACCGCCCTGATCTTCCTGCTCTTGCCCGAGACCCTGGTGATCTTCGGCCTTCTCATCGCCTTCATCCTGAACGGCAAGCTGTAA
- a CDS encoding V-type ATPase subunit, translated as MADDFGYLNARVRARRSTLLKESFFQEALDLSYADFLRLLSESVYGQDLAGQGLPEVDRAVALTQARLVGDLAGLVTGEAREAVRLLLLRNDLTNLQALLRAKATGRPFEEVVLLPGTLKEALWRQAYEAQDAAGMAQVLSVPGHPLARALRAVLRETQDLGRIEALLAKRFFEDVAKASKALEEAALRDYLALEVDAENLRTAFKLQGQDVPVEGVFIRGGRFVDRVRFARLLEGDYAVLDELAGTPFAPLAGARDLKALERRLRCLLLKEAKKGAADPLGVGLVLAYVKEREWEAVRLRLLARRAYFGLPRAQVEEEVVCE; from the coding sequence ATGGCGGATGATTTCGGCTACCTAAACGCCCGGGTGCGGGCCAGGCGGAGCACCCTCCTCAAGGAGAGCTTTTTTCAGGAGGCCTTGGACCTTTCCTATGCGGATTTCCTGCGCCTCCTTTCCGAGAGCGTCTACGGCCAGGACCTGGCCGGCCAGGGCCTTCCTGAGGTGGACCGGGCCGTGGCCCTCACCCAGGCCCGGTTGGTGGGGGATCTGGCGGGCCTGGTCACGGGGGAGGCCCGGGAGGCGGTCCGGCTTCTCCTTCTGAGGAACGACCTCACCAACCTGCAGGCCCTCCTGCGGGCCAAGGCCACGGGGAGGCCCTTTGAGGAGGTGGTCCTCCTCCCGGGTACCCTGAAGGAGGCTCTCTGGCGGCAGGCCTACGAGGCCCAGGACGCGGCGGGGATGGCCCAGGTGCTCTCGGTGCCGGGGCACCCCCTGGCCCGGGCCTTGAGGGCGGTGCTGCGGGAAACCCAGGACCTGGGGCGGATCGAGGCCCTTTTGGCCAAGCGCTTCTTTGAGGACGTGGCCAAGGCCTCCAAGGCCCTGGAGGAGGCGGCCTTGCGGGACTACCTGGCCCTCGAGGTGGACGCCGAGAACCTGCGCACCGCCTTTAAGCTCCAGGGGCAGGACGTGCCGGTGGAAGGCGTCTTTATCCGGGGCGGGCGCTTCGTGGACCGGGTGCGCTTCGCCCGGCTCCTGGAGGGGGATTACGCCGTCTTGGACGAGCTTGCGGGCACCCCCTTTGCCCCTTTGGCGGGCGCGCGGGACCTCAAGGCCTTGGAAAGGCGGCTCCGCTGCCTCCTCCTGAAGGAGGCCAAGAAGGGGGCCGCCGACCCCCTGGGCGTGGGGCTGGTGCTGGCCTACGTGAAGGAGCGGGAGTGGGAGGCCGTGCGGCTTAGGCTTCTGGCCAGGCGGGCCTACTTCGGGCTTCCCCGGGCCCAGGTGGAGGAGGAGGTGGTCTGCGAATGA
- a CDS encoding V-type ATP synthase subunit F has product MAVIADPEAAQGFRLAGLEAYPASTSEEARARLEALVQAGGYALVAVDSGLLPEPEKAVERLMRGKSLPVLLPIAGLRDAFQNPDVEGYMRELVRRTIGFDIKL; this is encoded by the coding sequence ATCGCGGTGATCGCTGACCCCGAGGCGGCGCAGGGGTTTAGGCTGGCGGGCCTCGAGGCCTACCCCGCCTCCACCTCCGAGGAGGCCAGGGCCCGGCTGGAGGCGCTTGTCCAGGCCGGGGGGTATGCCCTGGTGGCCGTGGACAGCGGGCTTCTTCCCGAGCCGGAAAAGGCGGTGGAGAGGCTCATGCGGGGCAAGAGCCTCCCCGTGCTCCTTCCCATCGCGGGCTTGCGGGATGCCTTCCAGAACCCCGATGTGGAGGGGTACATGCGGGAGCTGGTGCGAAGGACCATAGGCTTTGACATCAAGCTGTAG
- a CDS encoding V-type ATPase subunit subunit G family protein, with the protein MGGLGLIKSLAEKERELLARLEAAKKEAELLVQQAEAEARALLQQAEAEAKALEAEYRDREAKETEAILARYRAQAEAEAKAVKEKAEARLKEAVALVLKEVLP; encoded by the coding sequence ATGGGAGGCCTGGGACTTATCAAGAGCCTGGCGGAAAAGGAAAGGGAGCTTCTGGCCCGCCTGGAGGCGGCCAAAAAGGAGGCGGAGCTCCTGGTGCAACAGGCGGAGGCCGAGGCCAGGGCCCTTTTGCAGCAGGCGGAGGCGGAGGCTAAGGCCCTGGAGGCCGAGTACCGGGACCGGGAGGCCAAGGAAACCGAGGCCATTCTGGCCCGGTACCGGGCCCAGGCGGAGGCCGAGGCCAAGGCGGTGAAGGAGAAGGCGGAGGCCCGTTTGAAGGAGGCCGTGGCCTTGGTGTTGAAGGAGGTTTTGCCGTGA